The proteins below come from a single Solea solea chromosome 6, fSolSol10.1, whole genome shotgun sequence genomic window:
- the cdk2 gene encoding cyclin-dependent kinase 2, with amino-acid sequence MDTFQKVEKIGEGTYGVVYKAKNKVTGETVALKKIRLDTETEGVPSTAIREISLLKELSHPNIVKLRDVIHTENKLYLVFEFLHQDLKKFMDSSSVTGIPLPLVKSYLFQLLQGLAFCHSHRVLHRDLKPQNLLINAQGEIKLADFGLARAFGVPVRTYTHEVVTLWYRAPEILLGCKYYSTAVDIWSLGCIFAEMITRRALFPGDSEIDQLFRIFRTLGTPDETIWPGVTSLPDYKPSFPKWARQDLAKVVPLLDEDGRELLAEMLNYDPNKRLSAKNALVHRFFRDVTMPIPNLRL; translated from the exons ATGGATACGTTTCAGAAGGTAGAGAAGATTGGAGAAGGGACGTATGGTGTGGTTTATAAAGCCAAGAACAAAGTCACCGGAGAAACTGTGGCTCTTAAGAAAATAAGGCTGGACAC GGAAACAGAAGGTGTACCAAGCACTGCCATCCGAGAGATTTCTCTTCTCAAAGAACTCAGTCACCCGAATATTGTCAA ATTGCGAGACGTCATCCACACGGAGAACAAGCTCTACCTTGTGTTTGAGTTCCTTCATCAGGACTTAAAGAAATTCATGGACTCTTCCTCAGTCACTGGAATCCCACTGCCTCTAGTCAAG AGTTATCTTTTCCAGCTGCTGCAGGGTCTGGCCTTCTGTCACTCTCACAGAGTCCTTCATCGAGATCTGAAGCCTCAGAACCTCCTCATCAACGCTCAGGGGGAGATCAAGCTCGCTGACTTTGGCCTAGCAAGAGCCTTCGGAGTACCAGtccgcacatacacacacgag GTGGTAACACTTTGGTACAGGGCACCAGAAATCCTCCTTGGCTGCAAATACTACTCTACAGCTGTTGACATCTGGAGTCTTGGCTGCATCTTTGCAGAAATG ATCACCAGGAGGGCGTTATTCCCTGGCGACTCTGAGATCGATCAGTTATTCCGAATCTTCCGCACCTTGGGAACACCTGATGAAACCATCTGGCCTGGAGTGACATCACTGCCTGACTACAAACCATCTTTCCCAAAGTGGGCCAGACAGGATTTAGCCAAAGTGGTTCCTCTTCTTGATGAGGATGGAAGGGAACTGCTAGCT gaaATGCTCAACTATGATCCAAACAAAAGGTTATCTGCAAAGAATGCCCTTGTGCATCGGTTCTTCCGTGATGTCACCATGCCAATCCCTAACCTGAGACTCTGA
- the olfml3b gene encoding olfactomedin-like protein 3A, which yields MRGLVVLVTLACFATAQHQALIDYLERRLLAIEDRISLWHEQTARYATELRELKQQMVSQLENLDKEKEVLRVSLDGVGTRVDRVERELDYLETQNGNQPCVDVDDKLIEQQVNLVTEKQKAKYSKLSDCSDMISSIKAMKILKRVGGPKGAWSKDSSSGSGKIYIFNGTDGDTIHEFSSVQDFTRSPGMFQSKALKLPSAWRGTGHVIYKNHAYYVTQDDEIMVIKYDLRSNSVTDRAVFPVQDHVPVYDLTPETVLDLAVDEEGLWAIYATRQNERHISVAKMDTNLLGIEQMWDTNCPQENAEAAFVICGTLYVVYNTQQPGRSRLQCVFDVNDMVTNEDAPQIYFPKRYGAHSSLKYNPQEQLLYAWDDGYQILYKLVMKKKLEI from the exons ATGAGAGGACTTGTTGTCTTGGTAACTTTGGCCTGCTTTGCCACCGCTCAGCACCAAGCACTGATTGACTATTTGGAGCGGAGGCTGCTTGCTATTGAG gacCGGATCTCTCTATGGCACGAACAGACAGCCCGTTATGCCACAGAGCTGCGGGAGCTGAAGCAACAAATGGTTTCTCAGCTGGAGAATctggacaaagagaaagaggtgCTGAGAGTGAGTCTGGACGGCGTGGGCACCAGGGTGGACCGGGTGGAGCGGGAGCTGGACTACCTGGAGACTCAGAATGGGAACCAGCCGTGTGTGGATGTAGACGACAAGCTGATAGAGCAGCAGGTCAATCTGGTGACGGAGAAGCAGAAGGCCAAATATTCCAAACTGTCAG ACTGCAGTGACATGATCTCGAGCATAAAAGCCATGAAGATCTTGAAACGAGTCGGAGGGCCAAAGGGCGCGTGGAGCAAAGACAGCAGCTCAGGTTCTGGGAAGATCTACATCTTCAACGGGACAGATGGGGACACAATCCACGAGTTTTCCTCTGTGCAGGACTTCACCCGCTCTCCGGGGATGTTTCAGTCCAAGGCCCTGAAGCTACCATCGGCGTGGAGAGGAACAGGACATGTCATCTACAAAAATCATGCCTACTATGTAACTCAGGATGACGAGATCATGGTGATTAAATATGACTTGAGGAGCAACTCAGTGACAGACAGGGCTGTGTTTCCTGTCCAGGACCACGTCCCAGTGTACGACCTGACTCCTGAGACAGTGCTGGACCTGGCTGTGGATGAAGAAGGCCTGTGGGCCATTTACGCCACACGCCAGAACGAGAGGCACATCTCTGTGGCAAAAATGGACACCAACTTGCTGGGCATCGAGCAGATGTGGGACACTAACTGCCCGCAAGAGAATGCAGAGGCCGCCTTTGTCATCTGCGGCACTCTCTATGTTGTGTACAACACCCAGCAACCTGGTCGCTCTCGTTTGCAGTGTGTATTTGATGTTAATGACATGGTGACCAATGAGGACGCACCACAGATTTACTTCCCAAAACGTTATGGGGCTCATTCCAGTCTGAAGTACAACCCACAGGAGCAGCTGCTGTATGCCTGGGATGATGGATATCAGATCCTGTACAAGCTCGTCATGAAGAAGAAACTAGAAATATGA